The following coding sequences are from one Arcobacter sp. CECT 8986 window:
- a CDS encoding HipA domain-containing protein has translation MKIYVIKQNIVLGYLEEKKFNEIIFKYNDEIKKSQYLIGLEEKINISYDGLFPIFENLLPENQHISVLKNKNNISTNIEVLLYLESIHGSFKFCKEEDLNTLILNETSIYNYSEVKKEILGDYEFPNILEEYKLNVDEDILHPIDLSKSSKVIGLSGYQYKFSIKLDEVKKEVIKAENTNYFMKPYNNAYLDYNTKNDSLYAPYLLINEHLFMSFAKKFGFSIPYNAIIKGNKDYHYIIKRYDRYKNISFDHEELATLLNMMSNKKYDTTVKKVMQKAKEYISNEDIKELYSFFIFSIIIGHGDLHSKNISLINSSNNIDTNKKSIAPYYDISTTKIYKDLGTKDIGIKLLNKTSNIKLDDIIKVGEYIDLNKKEVTEVTYKICNFFKQEFLSFFNLYPKEIKNLEFITNKYRYKVTLEAIYKKYYKQRVDFINKNIIKDDEEKAKDIFS, from the coding sequence ATGAAGATATATGTAATTAAACAAAATATAGTTTTAGGATATCTTGAAGAGAAAAAATTTAATGAAATTATATTTAAATATAATGATGAAATAAAAAAGAGCCAATATCTTATTGGACTAGAAGAAAAAATAAATATTTCATATGATGGATTATTTCCTATATTTGAAAATTTATTACCTGAAAATCAACATATAAGTGTATTAAAAAATAAGAATAATATTAGTACAAATATTGAAGTATTACTTTACCTTGAATCAATACATGGAAGTTTTAAATTTTGTAAAGAAGAAGATTTAAATACTTTAATTTTAAATGAAACCTCAATATATAATTATAGTGAAGTAAAAAAGGAAATATTGGGAGATTACGAGTTCCCTAATATATTAGAAGAGTATAAACTTAATGTAGATGAAGATATATTACATCCTATTGACTTATCCAAAAGTAGTAAAGTAATTGGACTTAGTGGATATCAATACAAATTTAGTATAAAATTAGATGAAGTTAAAAAAGAAGTTATAAAAGCTGAAAATACAAATTATTTTATGAAGCCATATAATAATGCTTATCTTGATTACAATACTAAAAATGATAGTCTATATGCTCCTTATTTATTAATCAATGAACATCTTTTTATGAGTTTTGCAAAAAAATTTGGTTTTAGTATTCCTTACAATGCAATAATAAAAGGAAATAAAGATTATCACTACATCATAAAAAGATATGATAGATATAAAAATATAAGCTTTGACCATGAAGAATTGGCAACACTTTTAAATATGATGTCAAATAAAAAATATGATACAACAGTAAAAAAAGTTATGCAAAAAGCAAAAGAGTATATATCAAATGAAGATATAAAAGAGTTATATAGTTTTTTTATCTTTAGTATAATAATAGGTCATGGAGATTTACACTCTAAAAATATTTCATTAATAAATAGTTCAAATAATATAGATACAAATAAAAAAAGTATTGCACCTTATTATGATATTTCTACAACTAAAATATATAAGGATTTAGGTACTAAAGATATAGGTATAAAACTATTAAATAAGACAAGTAATATTAAACTTGATGATATTATCAAAGTAGGGGAATATATAGATTTAAATAAAAAAGAAGTGACAGAGGTTACATATAAAATATGCAACTTTTTTAAACAAGAGTTTTTAAGTTTTTTTAATCTATATCCAAAAGAGATAAAGAACTTAGAGTTTATAACTAATAAATATAGATACAAAGTAACACTTGAAGCAATATATAAAAAGTATTATAAACAAAGAGTAGATTTTATAAATAAAAATATAATAAAAGATGATGAAGAAAAAGCTAAAGATATATTTAGTTAA